In a single window of the Arachis hypogaea cultivar Tifrunner chromosome 6, arahy.Tifrunner.gnm2.J5K5, whole genome shotgun sequence genome:
- the LOC112696267 gene encoding auxin-induced protein 22E encodes MEPSIYQSELNLEATELRLGLPGRTNNKRSSPEDRSRSISISISKSSSVDSSGPSNATDHDDDDDDHQNSVQPAKVQVVGWPPVRSFRRNSMQQQKQKKDEHNNNNGDGSAMYVKVSMAGAPYLRKIDLNVYNSYSQLLNALQNLFKCTFGEYSEREGYNGSEYAPTYEDKDGDWMLVGDVPWDMFTCSCKRLRIVKGSEAKGLASL; translated from the exons ATGGAGCCTTCAATTTACCAAAGTGAGCTGAATCTGGAGGCAACAGAATTAAGGTTAGGTTTACCTGGAAGAACCAACAACAAGAGGTCTTCACCTGAAGACAGATCCAGGAGCATCAGCATCAGCATCAGCAAGAGCAGCAGCGTTGACTCTAGTGGTCCTAGTAACGCTACCGATCATGATGACGACGATGATGACCATCAAAATTCTGTCCAACCTGCAAA GGTTCAAGTAGTAGGGTGGCCACCAGTTAGATCGTTTAGGAGGAACAGTATGCAGCAACAAAAACAGAAGAAGGATgaacacaacaacaataatggtgatgGATCTGCGATGTACGTGAAGGTGAGCATGGCCGGTGCACCTTACTTGAGGAAGATAGATCTGAACGTTTACAATAGTTACTCCCAACTCCTCAACGCCCTCCAGAATTTGTTCAAATGCACTTTTGGGGAATATTCAGAGAGAGAAGGATATAACGGATCTGAATATGCTCCTACTTATGAAGATAAGGATGGTGATTGGATGCTCGTTGGAGACGTTCCATGGGA CATGTTCACGTGTTCCTGCAAGAGGCTTAGGATTGTGAAAGGATCAGAAGCAAAGGGGTTGGCTTCTTTATGA